The following proteins come from a genomic window of Pyxidicoccus sp. MSG2:
- a CDS encoding HEAT repeat domain-containing protein, producing the protein MRPSRPALLALVVLAVLGAAAGITIALRSSPEPVPPSPPVAAAPAPAPTVTASAPASPAPAPVKDSHPPVGAYAGSEACSECHEDEHAAWGKDWHSRALSPATSKFVVGNFRNTHFKGDSSEAWMRRDAEKHLMRTRGADGELAEFPVNWVVGGKRMQDPITMLPDGRWQVLPIYFHVTGKGEWVDYSETKQGALTPDHPFFWANFRRSAQHACLDCHVTGLDASYDRASHTWNTRFTDAGVACESCHGPGARHADTQDPKDIVQPAKLNNAQAMAVCAQCHGPRRPLFPILDGAHRFQPGQRYDDHYQPIVLLVGNERSGDYFTDGRPSTSSFEYQALIQSRCHLQGGATCLTCHTAPHEPHGANELEIPKPGKTAAHVSASAATCQQCHEDVFAQGKAHTHHTARAANDCLSCHMPAVVSGVLDKFADHAIDVPAPDNTTHHDIPNACNTCHAKETPAAMSQALTKWWPQAATRQQRRLTLAEAFDEKTAATSRPALEAVLADTAEAPSLRGVAAKLLARRFKHDAVPALRAALKGTTDSLLRSDVIDGLGTAGAREAANDLVPLLADASLWVRQAAALTLASLGDPRAISTLESLASRPETSGLVQPHIMLGQLAVRRKDLGTATREFERALDLQPYNAEALVRLADLYVVQGQPQKGQERLEEALRFDPQSKAAKQRLNMLRQGR; encoded by the coding sequence ATGCGCCCCTCTCGCCCCGCCCTGCTCGCCCTCGTGGTCCTCGCCGTGCTCGGTGCGGCCGCGGGAATCACCATCGCCCTGCGCTCCTCCCCGGAGCCCGTGCCTCCCTCCCCGCCCGTCGCCGCCGCGCCCGCACCCGCGCCCACCGTGACGGCGAGTGCCCCCGCGAGCCCCGCACCCGCGCCCGTGAAGGACTCCCACCCTCCCGTGGGCGCCTACGCCGGCTCCGAGGCCTGTAGCGAGTGCCACGAGGACGAGCACGCCGCCTGGGGCAAGGACTGGCACTCCCGCGCGCTCTCCCCGGCCACGTCGAAGTTCGTCGTCGGCAACTTCCGCAACACGCACTTCAAGGGCGACTCCAGCGAAGCGTGGATGCGCCGCGACGCCGAGAAGCACCTCATGCGCACCCGCGGCGCGGACGGCGAGCTCGCCGAGTTCCCCGTGAACTGGGTGGTCGGCGGCAAGCGCATGCAGGACCCCATCACCATGCTCCCCGACGGCCGCTGGCAGGTGCTGCCCATCTACTTCCACGTCACCGGCAAGGGCGAGTGGGTGGACTACTCGGAGACCAAGCAGGGCGCCCTCACCCCGGACCACCCCTTCTTCTGGGCCAACTTCCGCCGCAGCGCCCAGCACGCGTGCCTCGACTGTCACGTCACCGGGCTCGACGCGAGCTATGACCGCGCCTCGCACACCTGGAACACGCGCTTCACCGACGCCGGTGTCGCCTGCGAGAGCTGCCACGGCCCCGGCGCCCGCCACGCCGACACGCAGGACCCGAAGGACATCGTCCAGCCCGCGAAGCTCAACAACGCGCAGGCCATGGCCGTGTGCGCGCAGTGCCACGGCCCGCGCCGCCCGCTGTTCCCCATCCTCGACGGCGCCCACCGCTTCCAACCCGGCCAGCGCTACGACGACCACTACCAGCCCATCGTCCTCCTCGTCGGCAATGAGCGCTCCGGCGACTACTTCACCGACGGCCGCCCCAGCACCTCCAGCTTCGAGTACCAGGCCCTCATCCAATCCCGCTGCCACCTCCAGGGCGGCGCCACCTGCCTCACCTGCCACACCGCCCCCCACGAGCCACACGGCGCCAACGAGCTCGAGATTCCGAAGCCGGGGAAGACAGCCGCCCACGTCTCCGCCAGCGCCGCCACCTGCCAGCAGTGCCACGAGGACGTCTTCGCGCAGGGCAAGGCCCACACGCACCACACCGCCCGCGCCGCCAATGACTGTCTGTCCTGCCACATGCCGGCCGTCGTCTCCGGCGTGCTCGACAAGTTCGCCGACCACGCCATCGACGTGCCCGCCCCGGACAACACCACCCACCACGACATCCCCAACGCCTGCAACACCTGCCACGCCAAGGAGACCCCCGCGGCCATGTCGCAGGCGCTCACGAAGTGGTGGCCCCAGGCCGCCACGCGCCAGCAGCGCCGCCTGACGCTGGCCGAGGCCTTCGACGAGAAGACGGCCGCCACCAGCCGCCCCGCGCTGGAGGCCGTGCTCGCGGACACGGCGGAGGCACCCTCGCTGCGAGGGGTCGCCGCGAAGCTGCTGGCCCGCCGCTTCAAGCACGACGCCGTGCCCGCCCTGCGCGCCGCGCTCAAGGGCACCACCGACAGCCTGCTGCGCTCGGACGTCATCGACGGGCTCGGAACGGCGGGCGCGCGCGAGGCCGCGAATGACCTGGTGCCGCTGCTCGCGGATGCCTCCCTCTGGGTGCGGCAGGCCGCCGCGCTGACGCTGGCGAGCCTCGGAGACCCGCGTGCCATCTCCACGCTGGAGTCCCTGGCCTCGCGGCCGGAGACGTCCGGACTGGTGCAGCCGCACATCATGCTCGGCCAGCTCGCCGTCCGCCGGAAGGACCTGGGCACCGCCACCCGCGAGTTCGAGCGCGCGCTGGACCTCCAGCCCTACAACGCCGAGGCCCTCGTGCGGCTCGCCGACCTGTACGTCGTCCAGGGCCAGCCGCAGAAGGGCCAGGAGCGGCTGGAGGAGGCGCTGCGCTTCGACCCGCAGAGCAAGGCCGCGAAGCAGCGGCTCAACATGCTCCGCCAGGGGCGGTGA
- a CDS encoding oxidoreductase: MTTKQEPLNSGYGARTTAREVLGNRRLDGALAVVTGGYAGVGLETTRALAAAGATVVVPARTPDKARAALAGLERVELEHLDLSEPASIDAFAARFLASGRPLHMLVNNAGIMATPLVRDSRGFESQLATNHLGHFHLTARLWPALRKAHGARVVSLSSRGHRRASIDFEDPHFERRPYDKWIAYGQSKTANALFALALDARGEPQRIRAFSVHPGAIMTELVRWMSDEELHAIRSASAADFYKNTEQGAATSIWCATSPQLEGLGGVYCEGVDIAQAVPADFPEQRGVRPWAMDPDLAERLWTKSEAWTGVTLTE; encoded by the coding sequence ATGACCACGAAACAAGAGCCCCTGAATTCTGGCTATGGCGCGCGGACGACGGCGCGTGAGGTACTTGGCAACCGCAGGCTCGATGGAGCCCTCGCAGTGGTGACGGGCGGGTATGCGGGCGTCGGGCTGGAGACCACGCGCGCGCTCGCGGCCGCCGGTGCGACGGTGGTCGTCCCCGCGCGAACGCCCGACAAGGCACGCGCGGCATTGGCCGGCCTGGAGCGCGTGGAGCTGGAGCACCTCGACCTGAGCGAGCCGGCGTCGATTGACGCATTCGCCGCCCGCTTCCTGGCGTCCGGCCGCCCCCTCCACATGCTCGTGAACAACGCGGGCATCATGGCGACTCCGCTCGTGCGGGACTCGCGCGGGTTCGAGTCCCAGCTCGCGACCAACCACCTCGGCCACTTCCATCTCACGGCGCGACTCTGGCCCGCGCTGCGAAAGGCCCACGGTGCACGCGTGGTCTCCCTGTCGTCACGGGGGCACCGGCGCGCCTCAATCGACTTCGAGGACCCCCACTTCGAGCGACGCCCCTACGACAAGTGGATTGCCTACGGCCAGTCGAAGACGGCGAACGCGCTCTTCGCGCTCGCGCTCGACGCACGGGGCGAGCCGCAGCGCATCCGTGCGTTCTCCGTCCATCCAGGGGCCATCATGACGGAGCTGGTGCGGTGGATGTCCGACGAGGAGCTTCACGCCATCCGCTCCGCGAGCGCAGCGGACTTCTACAAGAACACCGAGCAGGGCGCGGCGACGAGCATCTGGTGCGCCACGAGCCCCCAGCTCGAAGGACTCGGCGGCGTCTACTGCGAGGGCGTGGACATCGCGCAGGCCGTGCCCGCCGACTTTCCCGAGCAACGCGGTGTGAGGCCGTGGGCGATGGACCCGGACCTGGCCGAGCGGCTGTGGACGAAGAGCGAGGCGTGGACCGGCGTGACGCTCACCGAGTGA
- a CDS encoding helix-turn-helix transcriptional regulator, translated as MTSTPRIPRRAELAQFLRTRRARVRPAEVGLPAGTRRRTPGLRREEVARLADVGVSWYTWLEQGRDIHVSEPLLERLARALRLTPTERAHLFELAHGRPAARPAIAPARVSEALQRVIDDYPFPALVSTRRWDVLAWNAPAVVLYGDFGLLPPERRNGLWSLFMNPDRRARMPGWEADARRAVAGFRLDAARAADRTEFDALVEELASVSPEFARFWGEHDVVERPEGLKVIDHPDLGVIEFEHVALMHSEPDGHQLRVTLYSPRPGTSTTRARKLFRHVTR; from the coding sequence GTGACGAGTACGCCACGCATTCCACGGCGCGCCGAGCTCGCGCAGTTCCTCCGCACCCGTCGTGCACGCGTTCGTCCGGCGGAGGTGGGCCTGCCGGCCGGCACCCGGCGGCGCACCCCGGGCCTGCGGCGCGAGGAGGTCGCCCGCCTCGCGGACGTGGGGGTGAGTTGGTACACGTGGCTGGAGCAGGGCCGGGACATCCACGTGTCGGAGCCGCTGCTCGAGCGCCTCGCGAGGGCGCTCCGACTGACGCCGACGGAGCGGGCGCACCTGTTCGAGCTGGCGCACGGGCGGCCGGCGGCGCGTCCCGCCATCGCTCCCGCCAGGGTCAGTGAAGCGCTCCAGCGCGTCATCGACGACTACCCGTTTCCGGCCCTGGTCTCGACACGGCGGTGGGACGTGCTCGCCTGGAACGCACCGGCGGTCGTCCTCTACGGGGACTTCGGACTCCTGCCCCCGGAGCGACGCAACGGACTGTGGTCGTTGTTCATGAACCCGGACCGGCGCGCACGCATGCCGGGCTGGGAAGCCGACGCGCGCAGGGCCGTGGCGGGCTTCCGCCTCGACGCCGCGCGCGCCGCCGACCGGACGGAGTTCGATGCGCTCGTCGAGGAGCTGGCGAGCGTCAGTCCGGAGTTCGCGCGCTTCTGGGGCGAGCACGACGTGGTCGAGCGCCCCGAGGGCCTGAAGGTCATCGACCACCCGGACCTGGGCGTCATCGAGTTCGAGCACGTCGCGCTCATGCACTCGGAGCCCGACGGGCACCAGCTCCGCGTCACGCTCTACTCGCCACGGCCCGGGACGAGCACCACGCGAGCACGGAAGCTGTTCCGGCACGTCACTCGGTGA